The Apium graveolens cultivar Ventura chromosome 10, ASM990537v1, whole genome shotgun sequence nucleotide sequence cattaatttatattaacataagatattaaaaaaaattcacattattggtaagataaatgtagaatgtgacgatgttttttggccgggtcatgtagtcaaatttcgagtattttaattacttttataataataaaatatgttaaaaatatatgagatacattttcaaactaaaagaagattaataaataagataataattcatttatgtactatgtTTAATTTTGTATCCATaatttaattctttaaaattaactgtacaaatattcaagtaactatcttttttttttacggaattcaagtaactattttttaagttaaataaaatattcatttagcacacttacgtgtatgataaaaaacacatGTGAAATTATCGTGTAGTGGCATGAAGTTTTATAAGTAAATGAAATAATATCTCGAGTTCGATTTTCACAAAACATTAGTCTTTacgagactttttaatctcattaATTATCCTTTGTTctcctaatatatatatatatatataagagaacgatcaatatatacacacatataaaCGAGAAAGGCGTTGTAGGCtataaaatattttgaaaaattaaaatatgagCATAGATTCAAATAATTCTAAATATCAATGTTTCAAATCGTGAATTGCATTCATGAACAAGTAATCCACAATCTATCGAACCGAAAGATCTCACTAGCAAAATGAGAGCATTATACGCCAAATATTACCTATGCCTATATTATGATCCGAGAGTTTTTTATTTGTTTCATTTACCACACTCAAAtctgtaatttttttttgattAAAAAAAAATCTATAATTTTTTTCGCAATTTTGTTTTTCATGCAAAACAATTATTACAAAATCATGTGGTTGCAAACCTATTATTGATGAATATTTTACATCCCAAAGTACCAAGAAAGTCACGACCCTTGTGTTATACTGTATTATCATTTCATTCGCCAACACTTTCTCTTTTCCTTTCAATATCCCCCCATCTTTTCTCAATGTACTCTCCCTCTTCGCCACCAGATTCATATCACTATTCTTGCAAATTATGAAGAGAATCAAATCAGGTAAAAAGATTTTATCTTGCAATTACACTTCACTTTTTTAATTTATCATTATATTGTATCAatatttcttgattttcttgttttgaAATTAGTTATCTTTATATGTTGTTAACTGTAATTGactcttgattttcttgttttagATAACCCATGTAGATAAAGTTTTTATGTGATTATAGATATAGCAGTTCTTGATTAGGTAAAGTAAAAAGTGCTGTTCTTGATCTAAAAATGTGTTCTTTTTGTGTTTTTAGGGTTTGAGGATTTTTTGTGATGTGGGTCTTGTGAAATGTGATAGAAAGAACTTAAATTTGGAATCTTTTGGGTTTTTAATAAAGGGTTTTTTGGGTTTGCTGATTTGAAGTagtttgatatatatatatgatggaTGAGGGTAATGATAATGATGCTGGTGTGGATGGTATGGTAATGGACTTGGATTTGAATCGAGAACCCCCGGTTAGTTCAAGGATTGTGTTTGGGCCTACCCAAGTTCAAATTGAGGATCGTTTGCGACAGCTTGAGGAGGTGTCGGCTAGGGCTAGGCAACGTCAGAGGTGGAGACAAACTCGAAACTTTATTGCGGAGTCGAGTAGTTTTATTGGGTATGAGCCAAGAGGGGGAACTGAGGGGGGATTGCCTAATGGGGAGGAGACAGCGGTTGGTTGTAAAAGGGATAGTAGTCATTTAGTAGCGACTGCATTGGAGATGGAATTGGATACTAAGAACGATAATGGTGATACTGGGGGGTTTTTTGATTGTAATATATGCTTGGACATGGCGAAGGAACCTGTGGTGACGTGTTGTGGTCACTTATTCTGTTGGGCATGTTTTTATCAGTTTTCGGTTGACTCAAATTCGAATGCTAAGGAGTGTCCTGTTTGTAGGGGGGAGGTCACAGATGCAACTATTACTCCGATATATGGAAATGGTAGTACTACGCGGTTGGCGGAGACTGATACTGGCTTGAAGATACCACCTCGGCCACCAGCGAATCGTATAGAAAGTGTGAGGCAACAGCGTGTTAACCAGCGTACTCATATTCCGGTTGCAGAAGCACTTCGACGTATTAGGATTAGCATTGGGGCGACTACAGAGCAGCCACGGCAGGAAGGTGTTAACAGTGTACCTGGAGAACATCCCACCCAGCAGAATCTTCACACAGCAAATGCTTCTTCGGGAACTACTTCTCCGGTCTTGGGAAATGCTGAAGTTGGGGGTACCTGGCGCCTTCGTTCCCGTCAGTTTTCAAGAGTATTATCAGAAAGTGCTGCTTCACTTTCTTCTGTTTCATCTGCATTGAGCAATGCTGAAAGATTAGTCGAGGACCTTGAGACTTACATTCATGGCCGCCTTCTGCGAAGAACTGATTTACAGTCCGGTCAAGTTACTAGCGGGGATATATTTAGTAGCAGCGCTACTGCAGTTCAAACAGCGCTCCACACTGTAGATTCTAGTAGTGACGCAAATCTAGTAGTTAACCTTTCTTCGATTTCGGGAACACATAATGCTTCTGTTGCTGTTTTAGAAAGTGGTGCTGCAGTTGAAGGAGATATAACACTGTCCCGTCCTTCCTCTTCGAGAAGAAGAATCGGTGCTTCTCGGATTTCAGATGATAGTGGAGTCTCTAGAGAATCACGGAGGAGAAGATTGAGGTGATTATTATTGTTAGTCAGAGGAAAAGGTGAGTTTGGTCTGTTCTGTTTGTTTCTGGAAGTTAAAGTTTCTGTTGACATACACTAAACATGTATCTCGACAGATTTATAAATCTCTTAATTGCAGCCAATTAATTTGAATTCATTAAGCACTTCTTTATTGCAACAATAGAGACGTTTGGCTTCTATACTTTGTTTGTGAAATCCTGATATAAACATGGATTTGAATTTATGTGGTTTTATGCTTTTTGCAAGATAATTTACAATTATATTAAATGCATGCCTTATTTGTTATTACTATACTTAGAGAAGTTGTGAAATACCATACATTCCTTGTAAAGTTGTATGTATGCATTTTCAGCATTAATTTGTATAAATCCGATATCAGAATTTCAAGTTTTTAATATCCTATATGTACCAGTACCAAGTAAAACCAAATGTTTTTTGAGTTAATAGGTACTGTTGTTACCTTATTTGTATGTGTTTTTGTCTACTAGCTAATGCGGGTATAATGAAATCCTCTGTGAAAGTTTCCAGACTTTTTTTTGGCTTTATTTGAGTTGACAATGTTCTTATAAAATTTAAACTATTGTAAATTATTCTATGCTCCACATTAATTGTTGTTTGTCACATAATAGAAGCAAGCATGATTATAGTTGATTTCCTCTGAAAGTTACCAGACtatttttttggatttatttGAGTTGACAATGTTCTTATAGAATTTAAactattgtaaattattatatgCTCCCCATTAGTTGTGCTTCTTTTTTGGTTTCCTCTTGGCTTTCATATGTTCAGTTGATTTCAAATGTGTGAAAAGTAAAAACAGGATTACCTAAGATGCATTTAGTACAGGATGTTTAGGCTGCTACTTGTAGACCGCACGAGTCGTTAACTTATTATCTAGCGACCTAAGTCTCTTAAAATACTGTATGTTTGACCAGAAAATGAGTATTTACAAAGTCCTGCATAATAGGAATGTCTAGTTCTATCAGGAATCCTGTGCATAGTCTTGCCTCATGCATTGTATGGACTGTATGATGGTTGATGTATGCTAGAGTGCTCAGCAGAAGCTGTAAGTAGTGTTGGTAGACACGAGTACATAATTTTATTTGGAGAGTAATATTGATGAACCTAATTTTTTTAGCAAAAGATGAGTTGTCATTTGTcaatgtttttatttgtttttacCTCATAAATGAAATATACCGTTTTATTAGGCAAAAGTTTAGTGTGGTCCCTTAAATTTGGACTAATATTAGAGCATATATTAGTATGGATAGCGCAAATAAATTCATGTATTGTATTTTGGGATCCAAATCCCCGGAATTGCTGTATTATTTCCTATTTAATGATGCTACTTTCTATGTACTACTTATTAGTAAACAATTATCAACTTTTAACATAAGTCTTATAGGGTGTAATTATCCGCTGATCTACTATCAACGATTCAACTGGTTCACAAAGGAGAAAAATTAAACCACCACAGAATTACTAGTAATGGATAAATTACAAATGTTACCAAATGTGGATAAGCATTATTTAGATATACATTCTCTGAATTTTCCTTTGAGCTGCTTCATATCATTATTTCTATTTACATGTTTATGTTACCTGTTAGTTGTTGCAGAGAATCTTTGTATCTTTCTCATTGTGTGATTCAATCAGTTTTTGAGAAACATTCATGTTCTTGAAAGTAATGTTAAGATTTCGAAACATATAAACTTTAGTAATCTCTTGATTGTTATCGGAGAACTCAAATTTGAGCTATTTTTGTTTAATGTAAGCCAGCTGTGTAACTTCAACTTCCTCGGAAGTAAAACGAATTACCTTGGTTGGTCGCATGATTCAATAATTGAACAATCTAAATGGTAGAAACTGTACAGTGTACACTATAATTTACTTCTATGAAAGTTTTTAACAAACTCCGGAACCACGAAGTTGACGAGACAAACTAAGTCAAAGTAGTGTCGTCGTTAAACCGTTAAGCATTATAACGGACTCCAGAAGCTACTTGTGTGTTGATAAAGTAACTAGTAATATGCATCCAGAATCTTCTTGAATGAGCTTGAACAAACATAGGTAACCATCAGGCCAAGGGCGAGGCCAGGCTTACTAAACGAAATCTACAACCCAAGTATTCGATACAAATCGTTCAGTTCAAGAAAGAGATATATGCATGTACACATTGTAGCAAATCCAATGCTATTGCTAAAATAGCTGCTATAGCCAGCCATTGGTATATGTTGACAAAACAATGTAGTTTTTGTTGCTAAGATACTCAGACTTAAATGTTTGACTATGGACTGGATTTCCATGTGTATATGGCAAATTTCTTTTTTGCACTTCACTGGATTTGCTTTTAAACATAACATTTGTTGATAACCCTACCAATACGAGCGAGTTAacttatttaaataattttaagaatCATAATAGTATTGATATTATATCAAAAATTTTAATTTCTACTTAGATTACTCAACCTAAACTATCCAATGGTGGGGAGGATTGCCCAAGATACCCGCTAAACACAAATGTGGGTAATACATCACGAAAATAtatattttgtatatatgtaGAAATAAACATGACGAACATGCATGTTTTTATAACTTTCTTTTAATGTATGCTATGCATGTTGAATGTGAACATTCGTATTCAGCAAATTCAAAACTTTAATTACAGTGATCACGCATAAGAAACTAAACACGTGTATAGTTCAAACAAAATATTAGTACGTATAAGTTGATCGGTATTTTAACCTATATTCCACGCTCATATATAGGCATCTAGTTTTAAAAGTGGGGTAGTCCGTGCATTTTCTTATTATACATCATCATTATtatctaaatattttatttattacaGTATAATTGATTATTGAAAATATTACAATCACAATATAATTCTAATAACCATATTATTTATTGAAAATCAATTTAGAACTTTACAAAATGTATCACTCTAGAGGTGAAATAAAGGTAAGTACAAATCGGGAATTAATGCTattgttaattttatttttatttacaattattTTAAGAAAAGTAAAAAAAATGTAATATACATGTGATAAATACATTATTTGCACTAAAATTATAATACAAAAGATTATAATGATATAATTTcaacaattttattatttcattaaaaaataCTATAGAGTTATATAGAGTCATATCGGAAATAGGATTATCGAGCTGAAACAAATTTAGGAATAATTACAATATGATTTCAACAATTTAGTTATAtatcattaaaaataaaataatatagagTTGTATCAGAAATATAATGATTTGACCGAAACTAATAATGGGTTGAACAAAAATAAGGTGAAATAAAATTTGGGACCATTTAAAAAAGGGGTTTCACTTATGGGTACGATATTTGTGTTATGATTATAATTAAAAGATTATAATTATTATAcgatttgaattttttttattatttcattaaaatatactATTGAGTCGTATGAAAAATATGATTACTCAGTTGAAATCAATATAAGAATTGCAATTAAAAAACGTCTggtaaaataatacatataacaTTATAAGccatatagaagtaaaagaacaatataaattatacatttagagttatattaaaattcaaaaattgATGAAATAAAAAAGAGTTGAAACCAAAGTACCACTTAAAAGAATGTATCACTTATTAATAAAGATTATTggttaaaataaataaaatgattataattataatacgatttcaaaaattttattatttcacTGAAATATACTATTTAGTGAAATAGGATTACTGAGTTGAAATCAATATAAGAATTGCAATTAAAAAATgtgtaaaataataatataatattttatgcctcctgagtcagagcctatcgcttaaatgcggtttaccttggttcacgtggtttgcaggctattgcgtgagcccgtagggtttacccagtgcgcacccgaagggtagcggctgtgggttacctacgataaaaaaaaaattagggtgaaaaaccaaaataaCCACCATTTGGGCATTGGTGCCCAAAATACCATTTGGCGGGAGGGACTGCCCTTTTTACCCACTGAATACGCATTACCATCATGCGTATtctgttttttaaaaaaattacaaagaGTACGCATGTCAAACATGCGTATTCACTGCTACAGTAAATAGTGAATACGCATGTCAGACATGCGTAttctttgtaatttttttttcaaaacagAATACGCATCTGTAAAATGCGCATTTCGTCGGTATTTTGGGC carries:
- the LOC141692382 gene encoding uncharacterized protein LOC141692382, encoding MMDEGNDNDAGVDGMVMDLDLNREPPVSSRIVFGPTQVQIEDRLRQLEEVSARARQRQRWRQTRNFIAESSSFIGYEPRGGTEGGLPNGEETAVGCKRDSSHLVATALEMELDTKNDNGDTGGFFDCNICLDMAKEPVVTCCGHLFCWACFYQFSVDSNSNAKECPVCRGEVTDATITPIYGNGSTTRLAETDTGLKIPPRPPANRIESVRQQRVNQRTHIPVAEALRRIRISIGATTEQPRQEGVNSVPGEHPTQQNLHTANASSGTTSPVLGNAEVGGTWRLRSRQFSRVLSESAASLSSVSSALSNAERLVEDLETYIHGRLLRRTDLQSGQVTSGDIFSSSATAVQTALHTVDSSSDANLVVNLSSISGTHNASVAVLESGAAVEGDITLSRPSSSRRRIGASRISDDSGVSRESRRRRLR